ATCTATTGTAACTTTTACTGGAATGGGACTAAAgtgtaatttttgtttggatattgtttattaacatgaatatatattaccAACCAGGAAGATCGGTTCAATTCCATTCGTTTTAAATGCCACAGTCCAACGCCATGGGTGTAAGGTACAAAATGTTGTTTGGATATCAGCTTTTTGTTTACAAAggcaaaccaaacaaaactctTCTTACTGCGTTTTACGATTCCAATGTTTTGAACTAAAATCATTGCTTCTTCGGGCTTGTCATCACAACCCAGCAAGGTTTTAAACTCCTCTGGCCCCCAAAAAAAGTGCAAACTACATTCCCATAACTGGCGTATATACAGAGCAAAAGAAGAATCTCAGTGTACGCTTTTTCGTATAAACAGTGCATATAGACCGGGACATTCATCCAAAAAGTGCTTCggtgattttaataaatatgttcATACCTCAGATTCTTGATACACAAGTTTtaatattgaattattattagatgttggtttaatttttcTAAGCAAATACTGGAGTAGTAAACTATATGGTTattgaaatataattaaagCCTGAACTGAAACTCTCCAAACCAAACATCAAACTTGGgacaaatatcaaaaaacaatactatagtAATAGAAATTCAATCTAGTTGTGAAATATTAGAGGCAAGCGAGGCGAGCAAGCTGCCCTAGAAATGCATCAACCATCTTGTTTGAGAGACGAAGAGCATCCTCGGTTCTCCCAGCttttagatatgcatcgatCATCGATGTGTATGTAGAAACATCAGGACTCACCAATTCGTCTGAACACATTTCTTGAAACAAGTGCTCTGCCTCAAACAATATACCCTGCTTGTTAAGCCTTGTGATAATGTTTCTGTANNNNNNNNNNNNNNNNNNNNNNNNNNNNNNNNNNNNNNNNNNNNNNNNNNNNNNNNNNNNNNNNNNNNNNNNNNNNNNNNNNNNNNNNNNNNNNNNNNNNNNNNNNNNNNNNNNNNNNNNNNNNNNNNNNNNNNNNNNNNNNNNNNNNNNNNNNNNNNNNNNNNNNNNNNNNNNNNNNNNNNNNNNNNNNNNNNNNNNNNNNNNNNNNNNNNNNNNNNNNNNNNNNNNNNNNNNNNNNNNNNNNNNNNNNNNNNNNNNNNNNNNNNNNNNNNNNNNNNNNNNNNNNNNNNNNNNNNNNNNNNNNNNNNNNNNNNNNNNNNNNNNNNNNNNNNNNNNNNNNNNNNNNNNNNNNNNNNNNNNNNNNNNNNNNNNNNNNNNNNNNNNNNNNNNNNNNNNNNNNNNNNNNNNNNNNNNNNNNNNNNNNNNNNNNNNNNNNNNNNNNNNNNNNNNNNNNNNNNNNNNNNNNNNNNNNNNNNNNNNNNNNNNNNNNNNNNNNNNNNNNNNNNNNNNNNNNNNNNNNNNNNNNNNNNNNNNNNNNNNNNNNNNNNNNNNNNNNNNNNNNNNNNNNNNNNNNNNNNNNNNNNNNNNNNNNNNNNNNNNNNNNNNNNNATCCTCACGTCTTCATCGATGTTACCAATCTCAAGTTTACTCCAtttttgggaagaagaagcgCATACGCCTCTACAGAACTTTTGAGTCATTCTTTGTGCTAGCTTCAACATGCTTTTCTTTCCTATAGAGCTTATGGCtgcattttataaataaaaaaagcattCAATAATCAGACAAAGGCGAAAATGTTATTAAAAGGAATGCGTTTTGAAGCGGTAAGCTTACGTGTGGGTTTGTCGCGGTTGGGGATTGCTGAGGACATGAGGATGGTGAGGCTTTCGCATTGTCGTTGCAAAGCTGATATCCACCGTTTGGATCCGAAGGCGAGACCTGAGCTGACTAATGGACGATACAAGTGGTGTATATGGGTGTCATCGTACTCGGTGTGGTCAATCCATGTTACCTatgagaaaatgaagaaattgTATTAGTGTagtatcaaattatatatacaaattgtCAACAtcgaaaatgtttttttattaacttggaaaatggagaaaaagatTTAAGATGTTGACAGAAAATGACATGAAATTTAAAGTGATCATGGCAACATATTCAATTAAGTAATGGTAGATTTTCCAGCATTACAATTTACATGAATAATTTAATGTTAAACCTACAAAGTCCATACTATAAACAATTCTTGGAAAAGAGTGGACATATACATTACAGAATAAAACATTTACAGCTTGCAGTCAGTAGTCATTTAACCCTTATAAATGCTCCAGTTAAGTTGTAAATAATCAAACAATCGATTCGATGGAAGGATTAATTATTGTAGCATATCTTTTTATGTACCTTAGAGTAACCATTTGGCATGTCTTGCACAAGGCAACCAGATGGTAGCCTTCTACAGTTCAGAGACGTCTGAGCAGAGGCCGAGCCGCCTCGGTCGCTAATCCTATCAACAGAGACATCCACAACCGCCCAAACACCTTCTGCATGTTGCTTACAAAACCTCAAGAACGTCACTTGACGAACTGGCACAAGCGGTGATAGCAATTGAAGCTCTGCTTGCATCTACACTAAGTCACAATTAAACCAATCCCATTNATTTTCTTGCCATACTTGAGAAGAAGGGCCAAAAGTGCGTTGACAACAGTGGCTTTCGTAAGTTTGTGCAACTGCAAAAGACTGTAACAATGCATAGCCTTGTCCTCCTTACCTTGCCCGAACCAATACTTCATGTATGTGTGGCTAAAAATCGCAACACGGTCATACCCATCACCATGAACATGAGAGCTCCCCAATAGATGACCCAATACCTCATTGGCCTTTTCAAAATCCCCTTGACGCAATAGCCCCTCCAACAGGGGCGGCTTGTACACATTCTCATCCCACGCCAAATTGGAAAACCTTCTCGGCTGATCTAATAGATCCATGACTTCGTCTTGTCTCCCGGCGTNAGACAATAATGTAATGACTTGagtctgtatatatatacgtacttACCAAATAAAGAGCACCGTTTCTTGTCCCTCCCATACCACTAGAGATTATTTCACTAGTCCAATTTCTTGCGATCATACACGGAAACATCTCGGCCCATCGTTCCTAACAAATTCAGCAACACAGCCATTGTAACAACATTTTCCAAAAGTACATAAATGGTTATCGTGGTAGTTGTCAAGTGTGCTAATATGATCAAGTTACTAACCGAGTCCATTAAGGTTTCGACTAGGGCTAAGCTATTGATGCTAACCATTCCAACTTCTTTAGAAGCTTCCGAGACAAACCCGTCCGGTTTAGGACCAAGGCAAGGTGTGAAAATTTTCTCGTATTCTTCACGGTTAAGCATTTCGCCTTTGCCTTTTGAGCTTGGTATCCAAAGCGGTTCGCTTGTCTGCGCCATTTTCACGAGCTCGTCCATTGCGGAAAGAGCCAACTCCAAATACAATGANNNNNNNNNNNNNNNNNNNNNNNNNNNNNNNNNNNNNNNNNNNNNNNNNNNNNNNNNNNNNNNNNNNNNNNNNNNNNNNNNNNNNNNNNNNNNNNNNNNNNNNNNNNNNNNNNNNNNNNNNNNNNNNNNNNNNNNNNNNNNNNNNNNNNNNNNNNNNNNNNNNNNNNNNNNNNNNNNNNNNNNNNNNNNNNNNNNNNNNNNNNNNNNNNNNNNNNNNNNNNNNNNNNNNNNNNNNNNNNNNNNNNNNNNNNNNNNNNNNNNNNNNNNNNNNNNNNNNNNNNNNNNNNNNNNNNNNNNNNNNNNNNNNNNNNNNNNNNNNNNNNNNNNNNNNNNNNNNNNNNNNNNNNNNNNNNNNNNNNNNNNNNNNNNNNNNNNNNNNNNNNNNNNNNNNNNNNNNNNNNNNNNNNNNNNNNNNNNNNNNNNNNNNNNNNNNNNNNNNNNNNNNNNNNNNNNNNNNNNNNNNNNNNNNNNNNNNNNNNNNNNNNNNNNNNNNNNNNNNNNNNNNNNNNNNNNNNNNNNNNNNNNNNNNNNNNNNNNNNNNNNNNNNNNNNNNNNNNNNNNNNNNNNNNNNNNNNNNNNNNNNNNNNNNNNNNNNNNNNNNNNNNNNNNNNNNNNNNNNNNNNNNNNNNNNNNNNNNNNNNNNNNNNNNNNNNNNNNNNNNNNNNNNNNNNNNNNNNNNNNNNNNNNNNNNNNNNNNNNNNNNNNNNNNNNNNNNNNNNNNNNNNNNNNNNNNNNNNNNNNNNNNNNNNNNNNNNNNNNNNNNNNNNNNNNNNNNNNNNNNNNNNNNNNNNNNNNNNNNNNNNNNNNNNNNNNNNNNNNNNNNNNNNNNNNNNNNNNNNNNNNNNNNNNNNNNNNNNNNNNNNNNNNNNNNNNNNNNNNNNNNNNNNNNNNNNNNNNNNNNNNNNNNNNNNNNNNNNNNNNNNNNNNNNNNNNNNNNNNNNNNNNNNNNNNNNNNNNNNNNNNNNNNNNNNNNNNNNNNNNNNNNNNNNNNNNNNNNNNNNNNNNNNNNNNNNNNNNNNNNNNNNNNNNNNNNNNNNNNNNNNNNNNNNNNNNNNNNNNNNNNNNNNNNNNNNNNNNNNNNNNNNNNNNNNNNNNNNNNNNNNNNNNNNNNNNNNNNNNNNNNNNTTGTGAAATATTAGAGGCAAGCGAGGCGAGCAAGCTGCCCTAGAAATGCATCAACCATCTTGTTTGAGAGACGAAGAGCATCCTCGGTTCTCCCAGCttttagatatgcatcgatCATCGATGTGTATGTAGAAACATCAGGACTCACCAATTCGTCTGAACATATTTCTTGAAACAAGTGCTCTGCCTCAAACAATATACCCTGCTTGTTAAGCCTTGTGATAATGTTTCTGTAACACGCATGTGGAAACTTCAGCTTTAATGCTTTCACCTTGTGGAAAATTTGGATTGCGCGGTCAAACCGACCAATTTTGAAACACTCGTTCACCATGATATTTAGCGTATAATGATTCAAATTGTGCATCTCCTTGCTATGCAAAACCTGGTCGAATAAGGACCAAGCTTCAGTTTTCTTGCCATACTTGAGAAGAAGGGCCAAAAGTGCGTTGACGACAGTGGCTTTCGTAAGTTTGCGCAACTGTAAACGACTGTAACAATGCATAGCCTTGTCCTCCTTACCTTGCTCGAACCAATACTTCATGTATGTGTGGCTAAAAATCGCAAAACGGTCATAGCCATCACCATGCACATGAGAGCTCCCCAATAGATGGCCCAATACCTCATCGGCCTTTTCAAAATCCCCTTGACGCAACAGCCCCTCCAACTGGGGCGGCTTGTACACATTCTCATCCCACGCCAAATTGGAAAAACTTCTCGGCTGATCTAATAGATCCATGACTTCGTCTTGTCTCCCGGCGTCGACCAAACCTTTGGAGATGAGGGACTGCGTAACGTGATTGGCCAGTGAGGAGTCATAGAGGTTAAGAGCGTCGTCCAAACGGCCTTGGTCCAAGTGGAGTTTGATGATATGATTAAAGTAACCACGACAAGGTGCAATCTTGGAAACGCGGTAGAAATAATGGAACAGGTCCAAGGCATCTTCGTACCTCTTGGCTTCGCACATGGCGCCGATTATTGCTTGGCACGTCTCGTTGAGGCCGATTATGTAATAGCTACTATATTGGCCAGCCAGGCGTGCGTGCTTG
The sequence above is drawn from the Camelina sativa cultivar DH55 chromosome 4, Cs, whole genome shotgun sequence genome and encodes:
- the LOC104783147 gene encoding homeobox-leucine zipper protein HDG1 (The sequence of the model RefSeq protein was modified relative to this genomic sequence to represent the inferred CDS: added 258 bases not found in genome assembly), with translation MDELVKMAQTSEPLWIPSSKGKGEMLNREEYEKIFTPCLGPKPDGFVSEASKEVGMVSINSLALVETLMDSERWAEMFPCMIARNWTSEIISSGMGGTRNGALYLMQAELQLLSPLVPVRQVTFLRFCKQHAEGVWAVVDVSVDRISDRGGSASAQTSLNCRRLPSGCLVQDMPNGYSKVTWIDHTEYDDTHIHHLYRPLVSSGLAFGSKRWISALQRQCESLTILMSSAIPNRDKPTPISSIGKKSMLKLAQRMTQKFCRGVCASSSQKWSKLEIGNIDEDVRIMTGKNMDDSGEPPGILLSAATSVWIPVPPRRLFDFLRDVLLRSEWDILSNGGPMQEIANIFKGQDQSNSVSLLRSTVSIHMHACV
- the LOC104784429 gene encoding pentatricopeptide repeat-containing protein At3g60980, mitochondrial-like, giving the protein MFLCRRLVLSSFRSFSSVVKKDPSLDYRPLALRARVNFLIRLGDLDTAAKHARLAGQYSSYYIIGLNETCQAIIGAMCEAKRYEDALDLFHYFYRVSKIAPCRGYFNHIIKLHLDQGRLDDALNLYDSSLANHVTQSLISKGLVDAGRQDEVMDLLDQPRSFSNLAWDENVYKPPQLEGLLRQGDFEKADEVLGHLLGSSHVHGDGYDRFAIFSHTYMKYWFEQGKEDKAMHCYSRLQLRKLTKATVVNALLALLLKYGKKTEAWSLFDQVLHSKEMHNLNHYTLNIMVNECFKIGRFDRAIQIFHKVKALKLKFPHACYRNIITRLNKQGILFEAEHLFQEICSDELVSPDVSTYTSMIDAYLKAGRTEDALRLSNKMVDAFLGQLARLACL